Proteins encoded together in one Telopea speciosissima isolate NSW1024214 ecotype Mountain lineage chromosome 6, Tspe_v1, whole genome shotgun sequence window:
- the LOC122665684 gene encoding uncharacterized protein LOC122665684, protein MNKILLDGIKKKLETAKGLWVEELPSTLWAYRTTTRLATGETPFMLAYGTEVVIPVEVRETSMMVQFYNPEVNDEELRVNLDLLEEIRETARVKNVAHQQRTAPHYNSKLKAKRFHQGELVLRPDSTSGRRKRGKLRMRLNCKPDLPCLDPPEQDNK, encoded by the exons ATGAATAAAATTCTACTAGATGGAATTAAGAAGAAGCTGGAAACAGCTAAGGGATTGTGGGTAGAAGAATTGCCTAGCACTTTATGGGCATATCGAACAACGACAAGGCTAGCAACTGGTGAAACGCCCTTCATGTTGGCATATGGAACAGAGGTAGTGATTCCTGTGGAAGTAAGAGAAACGTCCATGATGGTACAATTCTACAATCCGGAAGTTAATGATGAAGAATTAAGGGTAAACCTGGATCTACTGGAAGAGATTAGAGAAACAGCTCGGGTAAAAAATGTGGCTCATCAGCAGCGAACGGCACCCCACTATAATTCAAAGCTGAAAGCCAAAagatttcatcaaggagaattGGTCTTAC GTCCAGATTCAACTTCAGGAAGGAGGAAACGAGGCAAACTACGGATGCGCCTAAACTGTAAGCCCGATCTTCCTTGTCTTGATCCTCCTGAGCAGGACAATAAGTGA